The sequence GGTTTGATCACCAAAAATCagcacaatgaaaagaaacaataatgaaTAATGGGCACTAGAATTCAAATTACCAGATGTTTTAAAGAGATGGGGTGCCAGTTTTCAATTCTGTTTTGAACACCACATTAcaaaagaactatttttaaaaataaaaaaggattaaggggaaagaaaaaaaataaaaagaatatctaAACCGTTGAATGACCCCCTGTTTGTTCCTGATAAACTTCAATCACATCTTCTTCCTCCATTCCCAGTTCTTTTGGAGTGTGATTATCAGCAATTCTCTGACCTTCAAAGAGAAACCTGAGTGAATTCATGGGAACTCCCTGTCTTTGACAGTATGATTCTTTGAGTTTCTTGAGATGTGTCGTCATTTTCACTTTGAAGTGAATCTCACTGCTATCCTGTCCAATGACTTTAATATATTCTCCTTCCTTCTTATCCCCCAAGTCCTCGGTTGAAGGTTTTGCTTCCTGGTCAGACATGGTGACGGTGGCTTCCCCCGGGGTCTCCGCACACCAGCGGCCTCGGGTAGGTAGAACCTCGCTCCGGGGTTTACAAATCCGTCTCTGTACCCGACAGCACAACACCGCGGCTGGAGGGACTTCCGCTACCCCTTGCCCTGATGTCTTTTTAATTATAGACATTCTGGTGGATGTGAAGTGCTATCTCTTGGTGACTTAATTTGCactgttgtttcttttaatttattattttggtaTTATAATTGTAATATACAGTCTGATGCAGTAAACCATCTATAGAATTAGCCTATTCATGTGCTTTTTTGGTTTTATTCAGTACTAGACCAATGAAACCCTGTTCAGGGAATttacttttgattaaaaaaaaaaaaaactaaaaaaacttACTCTTATTAAAAAACTCGTCTAAAGTAATTAAATAATACAGTTTAGAGGAAAGTATATAcattaatgttttaataaatagttattttttctCCTCAATGTACATGAAGTGCTTTGGTGTGGACCCTTTTCTCACTCTTCCCGGTTGGTGTTAATCCTCTTGTATGCAAAGTAAGTAATAAAATTGGACTTTCAAAAACTCCAATCatgaatcaaaggaaaagtgataGTTATTCTTGGGAATGTGATTGATTAAAAACAAGTCTTGGCAAATCAAAGAATGGATATATCTGAAACAGTTGGTATGTTTACTTAATTCTTAACCTAAACAAGTAATTTGAAATTGTTTCAGCTACTAAGAAATAGCAGTTTCCacagcatttattgaatacttagtATGTGCTACAGTACTGTCCTGAGTACTGTACTTGTATTTAATTATCACAGCAATTTCATGAAATAGACATTACTACCATTATCCAGAATTTATAAGTGAGGAAACTTAAGATTCAAAGAAGTCTATTGGTTTCCTCAAAGTCACATAAAGAAGGTGTGATGAAGCCAAAATTTAAACCCAGTTGTAGTAGGCTTCATAATCTGCACCCCTTAACTAATAGCTAGTCAACTCCCAACTTTATATCCAAATCTGAcctatttcttctttcactttacattttCTTGGCTATGGGCTCTCAGGTGGTTGTGAGTGGTGGGATTAAATCCATCCTGTGTGTCTTGTTTCCTGCCAGGACTGTATAATCTATGACAAAACAGCAAATGCTCAGTAACTAGAACAGCAGTTATGTTTATTCATACACTGTTATTTTAGCTTAAATGTACTTGTTTAGTCTATTGGAAGTCTTGTACATATACTGACTAGCTTGGTTTGGGTCAACTTGttatttaaataagttaatttttataaattcatgTTTGGCTAGGAGAATTATAATGTGTTGTTGGTGAATGTCTTGTCATAGACAAGATGgagtttgttttttggggggaggtttTCTTTCTTAAGCTTGATACATAAACTGTGCAGCACTGGAAATggtaaaatgaagacaaagtaAAGTTTATATTTGGTCTTTCACTGTGTTTGGATGATTTAGAAACTAAAGAAGTgaactcttaatttt is a genomic window of Odocoileus virginianus isolate 20LAN1187 ecotype Illinois chromosome 1, Ovbor_1.2, whole genome shotgun sequence containing:
- the LOC110143913 gene encoding small ubiquitin-related modifier 1, with protein sequence MSDQEAKPSTEDLGDKKEGEYIKVIGQDSSEIHFKVKMTTHLKKLKESYCQRQGVPMNSLRFLFEGQRIADNHTPKELGMEEEDVIEVYQEQTGGHSTV